One window of the Pseudoxanthomonas sp. CF385 genome contains the following:
- a CDS encoding FGGY family carbohydrate kinase, with translation MSLFAGIDAGTQSLKVVVYDPATRTLVATASAPLGLMSGEDGSREQHAADWVAAMQSCFDRIDPAVRARIAALAVSGQQHGFVPVDADGNVL, from the coding sequence ATGAGTCTGTTCGCCGGCATCGACGCAGGCACGCAGAGCCTGAAGGTGGTGGTCTACGACCCGGCCACGCGCACGCTCGTGGCCACGGCCAGCGCACCGCTGGGCCTGATGAGTGGCGAGGACGGCAGCCGCGAGCAGCACGCGGCCGACTGGGTCGCGGCGATGCAGAGCTGCTTCGATCGCATCGATCCGGCCGTGCGCGCGCGCATCGCCGCGCTGGCGGTGTCCGGCCAGCAACACGGCTTCGTGCCGGTGGATGCCGATGGCAATGTGCT